A region of Maridesulfovibrio sp. DNA encodes the following proteins:
- the rsmD gene encoding 16S rRNA (guanine(966)-N(2))-methyltransferase RsmD, whose protein sequence is MRLISGKYGGRVIKTASGPGYRPATSKVRQAIFSMLESRGVDWDGLRVADMFAGSGSLAIEALSRGAEFAFFVEKNGRAAALINTNLKELGVSQKEYKVFKADLFKVLGKAPDKPYDLIFIDPPYGYDLLPKALDAALENGWLSEDGFVLAEVEDKVEPPESEYVECLDLLVNKLYGQTRILLWQK, encoded by the coding sequence ATGAGACTTATAAGCGGTAAATACGGGGGCCGGGTGATCAAGACTGCCAGCGGTCCCGGATACCGTCCGGCTACATCCAAGGTGCGGCAGGCTATTTTTTCCATGCTCGAATCAAGAGGCGTGGACTGGGACGGGCTGCGCGTGGCGGATATGTTTGCCGGAAGCGGAAGCCTTGCCATCGAAGCTCTCAGCCGAGGAGCTGAGTTTGCCTTTTTTGTTGAGAAAAACGGGCGTGCCGCTGCCTTGATCAATACCAATCTTAAGGAACTGGGGGTTTCTCAGAAAGAGTACAAGGTCTTTAAGGCCGATTTGTTCAAAGTGCTCGGAAAGGCCCCGGATAAACCGTACGATCTTATTTTTATAGACCCTCCCTACGGATATGATCTGCTGCCCAAGGCTCTTGACGCAGCTCTGGAAAACGGTTGGCTTTCCGAGGATGGGTTTGTGTTGGCGGAAGTGGAGGATAAAGTGGAACCTCCGGAATCTGAATACGTGGAGTGTCTCGATTTGCTGGTCAACAAACTCTACGGTCAAACGAGGATTTTATTATGGCAGAAGTAA
- a CDS encoding ABC transporter ATP-binding protein, with protein MIKIEKLTIELPEFVLQEIDLHIAEGDFFTLLGPTGSGKSVLLETIAGLVPVSSGSIKISGSEITQIPPEKRGLSIVYQDYALFPHLSVLENITFGAKYKGINKDRATQKASELAEKLNISHLLTRTPLHLSGGERQRAAIARALLVDPAVLLLDEPLSALDPAFRQEVQDLLKNLHRETGITFVMVTHDFDEALYLSTNGAIIRNGKLVRKGKIRDIFNSPGSEFVAGFVGMSNIYPCNPMSDYVKLGDIDLTYTKEKEGSETRLAFRPEEVLLGSEIGEHNEQNSFYATIKGITAGGFHARVTLEYGDMEIFALVPRKMIGNGELEPGLPIKVAIPEQSLHLF; from the coding sequence ATGATAAAAATAGAAAAGCTGACAATAGAACTGCCTGAATTTGTGCTGCAGGAAATCGACCTGCATATTGCCGAAGGCGATTTTTTCACCCTGCTCGGTCCAACCGGTTCCGGAAAATCCGTACTGCTGGAAACAATCGCCGGGCTGGTTCCGGTCTCTTCCGGTTCCATTAAAATTTCCGGTAGCGAAATCACCCAAATTCCACCTGAAAAAAGGGGATTGTCCATTGTTTATCAGGACTACGCTCTTTTTCCGCATTTGAGTGTGCTGGAAAACATTACATTCGGAGCGAAATACAAAGGAATCAATAAAGACAGGGCAACACAAAAAGCCTCCGAACTTGCTGAAAAACTTAATATTTCACATTTACTGACCCGTACTCCGCTACATCTTTCCGGCGGAGAAAGGCAGCGCGCAGCCATTGCCCGCGCCCTGCTGGTGGACCCGGCGGTGCTGCTGCTCGACGAACCGTTGTCCGCACTGGACCCCGCCTTCAGGCAGGAAGTTCAGGACCTGCTCAAGAATTTGCATCGCGAAACAGGTATCACCTTTGTCATGGTCACCCATGATTTTGATGAAGCGCTTTATCTTTCGACAAACGGAGCAATCATCAGGAACGGAAAACTGGTCCGTAAAGGAAAAATCAGGGATATTTTCAATTCACCCGGCTCTGAATTCGTAGCCGGATTCGTCGGCATGAGTAACATCTATCCCTGCAACCCCATGAGCGATTACGTAAAGCTGGGCGATATCGATCTTACTTACACTAAAGAAAAAGAAGGCTCGGAAACAAGACTCGCTTTCAGGCCAGAAGAAGTCCTGCTGGGTAGTGAAATCGGGGAACACAACGAACAGAACAGTTTTTACGCCACTATCAAGGGAATCACTGCCGGTGGATTCCACGCCAGAGTAACCCTTGAATACGGAGACATGGAAATATTCGCCCTTGTACCCCGTAAAATGATCGGTAACGGCGAACTTGAACCGGGCCTGCCCATCAAGGTGGCTATTCCTGAGCAGAGTCTGCATCTGTTTTAA
- a CDS encoding ABC transporter permease, whose protein sequence is MRKFHKTSVSSIVSTILVLGFILVPLSQLILGSSYDELLQTIMDPDVRAAIIRSMLCSGLAALISFAIGTPFAFLLARKDFKGKAMVESIIDMPIMIPHPVIGIALLSIAGRNHWIGQILIDAEIRIMGTNTGIVAVLVFVGLPFYLNAARDGFESVPERLEKAARTLGASPAQTFFRVTLPLAWRSLLTGMIMCMARALSEFGAVVIVAYHPMIAPVLMYERFTAYGLSYSRPVAIWLIFLSLVLFAALRLLSRGLGNRDS, encoded by the coding sequence ATGAGAAAATTTCACAAGACATCAGTAAGCAGCATTGTCTCCACCATTCTGGTCCTCGGCTTTATTCTAGTTCCTTTAAGCCAGTTGATTCTTGGGTCCAGCTACGATGAATTACTTCAGACAATCATGGACCCGGACGTACGCGCAGCCATCATCCGCAGCATGCTCTGTTCCGGTCTGGCTGCACTTATTTCTTTCGCCATAGGCACCCCTTTTGCTTTCCTGCTGGCACGCAAGGACTTCAAAGGCAAGGCAATGGTTGAATCAATCATCGACATGCCGATCATGATCCCGCATCCGGTCATCGGTATTGCCCTGCTGTCCATTGCCGGACGCAACCACTGGATAGGGCAGATACTGATTGATGCCGAAATACGCATTATGGGAACAAATACCGGCATCGTGGCTGTGCTGGTCTTTGTGGGACTTCCTTTTTACCTCAATGCTGCACGTGACGGTTTTGAATCCGTACCGGAAAGGCTGGAAAAAGCGGCCCGCACTCTCGGGGCCTCTCCTGCCCAGACATTTTTCAGGGTAACCCTGCCGCTGGCATGGCGATCCCTGCTGACCGGGATGATCATGTGCATGGCCCGCGCACTCAGCGAATTCGGAGCTGTGGTCATTGTAGCCTATCATCCCATGATCGCCCCGGTACTGATGTACGAAAGGTTCACTGCCTACGGGCTGTCATACTCCCGTCCGGTGGCAATCTGGCTTATTTTCTTATCACTTGTGCTTTTTGCGGCACTTAGACTTCTTTCACGCGGACTGGGGAATAGGGATTCATGA
- the wtpA gene encoding tungstate ABC transporter substrate-binding protein WtpA, protein MRLISLGVMLVMLSLISAVPAFAADKISGDVIMFHAGSLSVPLAKMEKEFEAMHPGVDIKREAGGSTKMARMISEVGKPADIMASADYVVIDKNLIPKYADFNIRFASNQLVLCYTDKSKFASEINADNWYDILLRPGVVWGHSDPNLDPCGYRSVMVLQLAEKFYGKKGLYDKLIAQRKKEWVRPKSVELISLLKTGNMDYAWEYLSVAVQHGLKYITLDKHINLSDYKYNNFYKQAKVTVSGKKPGTTIERIGKSITYGITQLKDAPNKAAATAFMAYMLSPEGGLKILKEMGQPPFIPAIVPDEAMVKKMPAELQKLVKVKK, encoded by the coding sequence ATGCGTTTAATATCTTTAGGAGTAATGCTTGTGATGCTTTCCCTGATATCAGCTGTTCCGGCTTTTGCCGCAGATAAAATCAGCGGCGATGTAATAATGTTCCATGCCGGCAGTCTTTCTGTTCCCCTCGCTAAAATGGAAAAAGAATTTGAAGCCATGCACCCCGGAGTAGACATCAAGCGGGAAGCCGGCGGCTCCACAAAAATGGCCCGTATGATTTCTGAAGTCGGTAAACCAGCAGACATCATGGCCTCTGCAGACTACGTTGTAATCGATAAAAACCTGATCCCTAAATACGCGGACTTCAACATCCGTTTTGCCTCCAACCAGTTGGTTCTCTGCTACACAGACAAATCCAAATTCGCTTCTGAAATCAATGCCGACAACTGGTATGACATCCTTCTGAGACCCGGCGTAGTCTGGGGCCACTCCGACCCCAACCTCGACCCCTGCGGATACCGCAGCGTCATGGTACTGCAGCTGGCTGAAAAATTTTACGGCAAAAAAGGCCTTTACGATAAGCTGATCGCCCAGCGTAAAAAAGAATGGGTCCGCCCCAAATCAGTCGAACTGATCTCCCTGCTCAAAACAGGAAACATGGACTACGCATGGGAATACCTCTCCGTAGCAGTACAGCACGGCCTGAAGTACATAACCCTCGATAAACACATCAACCTTTCCGATTACAAATACAACAACTTCTACAAACAGGCTAAAGTGACCGTCAGCGGCAAAAAGCCCGGTACTACCATCGAACGTATAGGAAAATCCATCACCTACGGCATTACCCAGCTCAAGGATGCTCCTAACAAGGCTGCTGCCACTGCATTCATGGCTTACATGCTTTCCCCAGAGGGTGGCCTGAAAATCCTGAAAGAAATGGGTCAGCCTCCCTTTATTCCGGCTATCGTTCCGGACGAAGCAATGGTCAAAAAAATGCCCGCAGAACTGCAGAAACTTGTTAAAGTAAAAAAATAA
- the miaA gene encoding tRNA (adenosine(37)-N6)-dimethylallyltransferase MiaA: protein MEKRRPVVCILGPTGAGKTATSLGMARKFPVRVINFDSRQVYADFPVITAQPSLEERGVCPHELYGFLPTTEVINAAGFVELAKERIDAAAENELPVLVGGTGMYLQSLTSGLAPIPDIPAEIRESIRKRAEVEGGPALYAELEKIDPEYCKRTHPNNRQRNARALEVYEATGKPFTWWHNREVPPSPYNFLKIGIKVDLDELTPLLKLRIEKMLEAGAVEEARKAWEKCPDENAPGWTGIGCMELMRFIKGEIDINETVNLWAKNTRAYAKRQITWFKREQDIQWFAPHESDRAVNFVERWLAD from the coding sequence ATGGAAAAGCGCAGACCCGTTGTATGCATCCTAGGCCCTACCGGGGCCGGAAAGACCGCCACATCGCTGGGCATGGCCCGGAAATTTCCCGTACGGGTGATTAATTTTGATTCACGGCAGGTTTATGCAGATTTCCCGGTTATCACAGCCCAACCCAGTTTGGAGGAGAGGGGAGTCTGTCCGCATGAGCTTTATGGGTTTTTGCCTACCACCGAGGTCATTAATGCCGCCGGTTTTGTCGAATTGGCCAAAGAGCGTATTGATGCTGCTGCGGAGAATGAACTCCCGGTGCTGGTCGGCGGCACCGGTATGTATCTGCAAAGCCTGACTTCAGGACTGGCACCTATCCCGGATATTCCGGCCGAAATACGGGAGAGCATCCGCAAGCGTGCGGAAGTGGAGGGTGGTCCGGCTCTTTACGCTGAGCTGGAGAAGATTGATCCTGAATACTGCAAACGGACCCACCCCAACAACCGTCAGCGTAACGCACGAGCTCTCGAAGTTTACGAGGCCACGGGCAAGCCCTTTACATGGTGGCATAACCGTGAAGTCCCCCCTTCACCTTATAATTTTCTGAAGATAGGCATCAAGGTCGATCTTGACGAACTGACCCCGCTGCTCAAGTTGCGTATTGAAAAAATGCTTGAGGCCGGGGCGGTTGAGGAAGCTCGTAAGGCTTGGGAAAAATGTCCGGATGAAAACGCGCCCGGCTGGACCGGAATCGGTTGTATGGAGTTGATGCGGTTTATCAAAGGTGAAATTGACATCAATGAAACCGTTAACCTTTGGGCGAAAAATACCCGTGCTTATGCCAAACGGCAGATCACATGGTTTAAACGGGAGCAGGATATCCAATGGTTCGCACCCCATGAGTCTGACAGAGCTGTTAATTTTGTAGAGCGGTGGCTTGCGGATTGA
- a CDS encoding MBL fold metallo-hydrolase, translating into MKITFMGAAKTVTGSCYIIETENSRFAVDCGLHQGNAEIEKRNRGIAEYDPKNLDFILITHAHIDHTGLLPAAVRAGFKGPIYMTTPTRDLLDIMLLDSAYIQEMETEWANRKRLRKGMSPISPIYQQDDAIKTVPLMRTVQYGSSFDPAEGVTVNFKDAGHILGSAFIELWIKEAGETTKIVFSGDLGHKDQLIVRNPSIIDKADYLLMESTYGDRNHKDSSNSLDELAEAIKWSYERGGKVVIPAFAVERSQQLIYTLHMLYKAGKLPADMPVYLDSPLAIKATEVFKSHPEFFDLDTKEMMHNGNDPLSLPNLKFTLSTEESQAINETSGPAIVISASGMANAGRIKHHLRHNIWRKDSSVVFVGYQGVGTPGRRLVNGADNITIFGEKLAVEAKIFTINGFSGHAGQDEMIDWLKHFDSPSMKIILTHGEPKGQKVLAGRIKQEFGYKVHIADYREELMLVPGGEMQPVIKGKPAKPEIDWDFLLKDSEKLFTEFRGRLDKVQAQSFLSQTELRDRLLDINRQVIELISEL; encoded by the coding sequence ATGAAGATAACTTTCATGGGTGCAGCTAAGACCGTTACCGGTTCCTGCTATATTATTGAAACTGAAAATTCAAGATTCGCCGTGGATTGCGGCCTTCATCAAGGTAATGCCGAGATTGAAAAACGTAACCGGGGCATAGCTGAATATGATCCCAAAAATCTCGATTTCATCCTGATTACCCATGCCCACATAGACCATACAGGTCTGCTTCCCGCTGCGGTGCGTGCCGGTTTTAAGGGGCCTATCTATATGACTACCCCCACCCGCGATCTGCTGGATATCATGTTGCTGGACAGTGCATACATTCAGGAAATGGAAACCGAGTGGGCCAACCGCAAAAGGTTGCGTAAGGGGATGTCTCCCATTTCTCCTATCTATCAGCAGGATGATGCCATTAAGACTGTACCGCTCATGCGCACCGTGCAGTATGGGTCCAGTTTTGACCCTGCGGAAGGGGTGACCGTTAATTTCAAGGATGCCGGGCATATTCTCGGTTCTGCTTTCATTGAATTATGGATCAAGGAAGCCGGGGAAACCACAAAGATAGTCTTTTCCGGTGATCTGGGACATAAGGACCAGCTTATAGTGCGTAACCCCAGTATCATTGATAAGGCCGATTACCTGCTTATGGAGTCCACTTACGGGGACCGCAATCACAAGGATTCTTCCAACAGTCTCGATGAACTGGCCGAGGCAATTAAATGGAGTTACGAAAGGGGCGGCAAGGTTGTTATCCCGGCCTTTGCGGTGGAGCGCTCGCAGCAGCTTATTTACACCCTGCATATGCTCTATAAAGCTGGTAAGCTCCCGGCAGATATGCCTGTTTATCTGGACAGCCCTCTTGCTATCAAGGCCACGGAGGTCTTCAAAAGCCATCCAGAATTCTTTGACCTTGATACCAAGGAAATGATGCATAACGGCAATGATCCTCTTTCCTTGCCAAACCTGAAATTTACCCTCTCCACTGAGGAATCACAGGCTATCAACGAGACTTCCGGCCCGGCTATTGTTATTTCTGCAAGCGGCATGGCTAACGCAGGGCGAATCAAACACCATTTGCGTCATAATATCTGGCGAAAAGATTCCAGTGTGGTATTTGTAGGTTATCAGGGAGTGGGTACTCCGGGTCGCAGGCTGGTCAATGGTGCGGACAACATCACCATTTTCGGCGAAAAACTGGCTGTGGAGGCGAAAATCTTCACAATCAACGGTTTTTCAGGCCATGCCGGGCAGGATGAGATGATTGACTGGCTGAAGCACTTTGACAGCCCGTCCATGAAAATCATATTGACCCACGGCGAGCCTAAAGGCCAAAAGGTGCTGGCCGGTCGCATCAAGCAGGAATTCGGTTATAAGGTGCATATCGCCGATTACCGGGAAGAACTTATGCTTGTTCCCGGCGGGGAAATGCAGCCCGTAATCAAAGGAAAGCCTGCAAAACCTGAAATAGACTGGGATTTTCTGCTCAAGGATTCTGAGAAGCTTTTTACTGAATTCAGGGGCAGACTGGACAAGGTTCAGGCTCAATCTTTCCTGAGTCAGACTGAACTGCGAGACAGATTGCTTGATATCAACCGTCAGGTAATAGAACTTATTTCGGAATTATAA
- a CDS encoding DMT family transporter, with protein MQQHNQKKAYLYGLSAVLIWSTVASAFKIALGYMDPLQLLFYAVIFSTVSLFAILKIQGKIELIKQMGGKELLKNGLPGLLNPFLYYIILFKAYALLPAQEAQPLNYTWAITLSLLSIPLLGQKMTVRELLAILTSYMGVVVISTHGNLLDIEFSNGFGVFLALFSTILWSLYWIINAKSKCDPLIGLFLNFCFGLPFVTGAMLLFSGPPPLEVPAILSAAYVGLFEMGITFALWLNALKLTEKASRVSNLIFLSPFISLILIHFILGEAILPSTLVGLIFIVGGNVIQQLGKKN; from the coding sequence TTGCAGCAGCACAATCAGAAAAAAGCATACTTATACGGCCTCTCAGCCGTACTTATCTGGTCCACAGTGGCTTCGGCATTCAAGATAGCGCTGGGCTATATGGACCCGCTGCAACTGCTCTTCTACGCGGTAATATTCTCCACCGTCTCACTTTTTGCCATTCTGAAAATACAGGGTAAAATCGAGCTGATAAAACAAATGGGCGGAAAAGAGCTGCTCAAAAACGGACTGCCCGGCCTGCTCAACCCGTTCCTTTATTATATAATTCTTTTCAAAGCCTACGCCTTGCTCCCGGCGCAGGAGGCCCAGCCGCTGAACTACACATGGGCCATCACACTGTCACTATTATCCATCCCTTTGCTAGGCCAGAAGATGACCGTACGCGAACTGCTGGCAATACTGACCAGTTATATGGGTGTTGTGGTTATTTCGACCCACGGCAACTTGCTCGATATTGAATTCAGCAATGGATTCGGGGTCTTTCTGGCCTTGTTCAGCACGATATTATGGTCCCTGTACTGGATCATAAATGCAAAAAGCAAATGCGATCCACTGATCGGGCTATTTCTCAATTTCTGCTTCGGACTGCCTTTTGTGACCGGGGCAATGCTGCTCTTTTCCGGTCCGCCGCCTCTGGAAGTTCCGGCAATCCTCTCCGCCGCCTATGTGGGACTATTCGAAATGGGCATAACCTTCGCACTCTGGCTGAACGCCCTGAAACTTACAGAAAAGGCTTCCAGAGTCAGCAATCTGATTTTCCTTTCCCCATTTATTTCGCTTATCCTGATCCATTTCATTCTAGGGGAGGCAATACTTCCCTCTACGCTTGTGGGACTGATTTTTATCGTGGGAGGAAATGTGATTCAACAGCTTGGTAAAAAGAATTAA
- the coaD gene encoding pantetheine-phosphate adenylyltransferase, which translates to MAEVKPVTAVFPGTFDPFTRGHFSLVMRGIKTFHKVIVAVAGSTSKKTKFSLEERVDMAKRIFEHHPQVEVDSFDGLLVHYVEKSPANVIMRGLRAVSDFEYEFQMALMNRRLDNDIQTIFLMTDYKWMYLSSTIIKDVAVNGGDIKGLVPRQIYDEVIERLVPGK; encoded by the coding sequence ATGGCAGAAGTAAAGCCAGTAACTGCAGTTTTTCCCGGTACCTTTGATCCTTTTACCCGTGGCCATTTTTCTTTGGTTATGCGCGGGATCAAAACATTTCACAAAGTTATAGTCGCTGTGGCGGGCAGTACTTCGAAGAAGACAAAGTTCTCCCTTGAAGAAAGGGTGGACATGGCTAAGCGTATTTTTGAGCATCATCCGCAGGTGGAGGTCGATTCTTTTGATGGATTACTGGTCCATTACGTGGAGAAAAGCCCGGCCAATGTGATTATGCGTGGTTTGCGCGCTGTTTCCGATTTTGAATACGAATTTCAGATGGCACTCATGAACCGTCGTCTTGATAATGATATTCAGACTATCTTTTTGATGACTGACTACAAATGGATGTATCTGAGTTCAACGATCATCAAAGATGTGGCTGTGAACGGCGGGGATATCAAGGGACTTGTACCGCGTCAGATTTATGATGAAGTAATCGAAAGGCTTGTTCCCGGTAAATAA
- a CDS encoding tetratricopeptide repeat protein, which produces MRKNSVALVLIIVTVCLFGGCEKRRDDFYQKALDYYSKKMNTEAGLEIKNALSLDPECAPCRLLLGRIYLEKSNFQGAFVNFKYAADLDPVLVDAKVELSKLYLLAHEYDNAGDMAREALNQDSTNIEARLVLASVLAENKKLSEAEKMLEIALNGDPGNPDVYLALNSVYSRQGKMYEAENALLEGISSIPHDTSLLMKTVTFYRNSNQNDNAVKYVEKLLEAGGGDARTDVFAAEFYSASGNVGKASELLAGVVRNHPDKAEFRVIYSRILNSQKRFLEMENILKEGLTLDQTSLPIRTALAGLYMSQGRQGEAVKIFEDGVALDPEGAESSDPVVYRKQLTTMFLDMNDPGKALEQLDKIIELNPDDTEAHNLRGRIYLFEGRGHLAVSEFRQVVRDNPESASSYVLLARAHLINGETSIAIDNLKEAISLEPGYAPARELLINTYLDSKDWHQAILELQRLGEKRPDDIGIMASIGDVYALKGERSLANRTFYELSKKFPDSPVGPMKMAELARAEGKYSLAEKHYNEAMKILPDSFAAIKGKVDVLCVRKRYTRAIKFCEKLLVRLPDNPRIYELLGRVYADWGRFEKAETNFFKAVALAPEWMLPYLRIGDLYVADKKLQAGIAKFKEEEKKDSQSPGPKFILALLYEKSGEYEKSREVYSKLLQQHPGFQLAENNLAYLLATRFSDNDEYMAEALKLAREAAGSKSPEALDTLGFVLYLNGEYKQALHVLNSALQILPGFPAALYHKAMVINHEGENDDAKGILVKLLKNKDYFPERAEAETLLNRI; this is translated from the coding sequence ATGCGAAAGAATAGTGTTGCGCTGGTGCTGATTATTGTAACCGTCTGTCTGTTTGGCGGATGTGAAAAAAGACGGGATGATTTTTACCAGAAGGCGTTGGACTACTACAGTAAAAAGATGAATACAGAAGCCGGTCTTGAGATTAAAAATGCTCTTTCCCTTGACCCTGAGTGTGCTCCATGCCGTTTATTGCTGGGTAGAATTTATCTTGAAAAGAGTAATTTTCAGGGAGCTTTTGTCAATTTCAAGTATGCCGCAGACCTTGATCCAGTGTTGGTCGATGCCAAGGTTGAGCTTAGCAAGCTTTATCTGCTGGCCCATGAATACGATAATGCCGGGGACATGGCCCGTGAGGCCTTGAATCAGGATTCAACAAATATTGAAGCCCGGCTGGTACTTGCTTCCGTTCTGGCTGAGAATAAAAAATTATCCGAAGCCGAAAAGATGCTTGAAATTGCCCTGAATGGAGATCCGGGCAACCCGGATGTGTATCTTGCCCTGAATAGTGTCTACTCACGTCAGGGTAAGATGTACGAGGCAGAGAATGCACTGCTGGAAGGGATAAGCAGTATTCCCCATGACACTTCCTTGCTGATGAAAACGGTAACTTTTTATCGTAACAGCAATCAAAATGACAACGCCGTTAAATATGTGGAAAAACTTTTGGAGGCAGGGGGAGGTGATGCCCGGACTGATGTTTTCGCAGCTGAGTTCTATTCTGCATCTGGAAACGTCGGCAAGGCTTCTGAATTGCTGGCCGGGGTCGTGCGCAACCATCCTGATAAAGCGGAGTTCAGGGTAATTTATTCAAGGATTCTTAATTCTCAGAAACGATTTTTAGAGATGGAGAATATTCTTAAGGAAGGCTTGACCTTAGATCAAACTTCTCTGCCCATCAGGACGGCCCTTGCCGGTCTTTATATGTCGCAGGGGCGGCAGGGTGAGGCGGTGAAGATTTTTGAGGATGGCGTAGCCCTTGATCCTGAAGGTGCCGAGAGCTCCGATCCTGTTGTTTACCGCAAGCAGTTGACCACAATGTTTTTGGATATGAATGATCCGGGTAAGGCTCTTGAGCAGCTGGACAAGATTATTGAACTCAACCCTGATGATACCGAAGCTCACAACCTCAGGGGGCGGATTTACCTTTTTGAGGGGCGCGGTCATCTTGCTGTATCAGAATTCCGGCAGGTGGTCAGGGATAACCCCGAGAGTGCTTCCTCATATGTATTGCTGGCCCGGGCGCATCTGATTAATGGTGAAACAAGTATCGCCATTGATAATCTCAAGGAAGCAATTTCTCTTGAGCCCGGCTATGCTCCGGCAAGAGAGTTGTTGATCAATACCTATCTCGACAGCAAGGATTGGCATCAGGCAATACTTGAACTGCAGCGCTTAGGGGAAAAGCGTCCTGACGACATTGGGATTATGGCCTCTATCGGCGATGTCTATGCCCTCAAGGGTGAGAGGAGCCTGGCTAACCGCACTTTTTATGAACTATCAAAAAAGTTTCCTGATTCCCCGGTGGGGCCGATGAAAATGGCCGAACTTGCCCGTGCTGAAGGCAAGTATTCCCTTGCTGAAAAGCATTACAACGAAGCCATGAAGATTTTACCTGATTCCTTTGCTGCGATTAAGGGGAAGGTTGATGTTCTCTGCGTCCGGAAAAGATATACCAGAGCAATAAAATTTTGCGAAAAATTGTTGGTCAGGTTACCCGATAATCCGCGTATCTATGAGTTGCTGGGACGGGTTTACGCAGACTGGGGACGTTTTGAAAAAGCTGAAACCAATTTTTTCAAGGCTGTGGCACTTGCACCGGAATGGATGCTTCCTTACCTGCGGATCGGTGATTTGTATGTTGCCGATAAGAAACTCCAAGCCGGAATTGCAAAATTCAAGGAAGAGGAAAAGAAAGACAGCCAAAGTCCCGGTCCGAAGTTTATTTTGGCACTTTTATACGAGAAGTCCGGGGAGTATGAAAAATCGCGTGAGGTTTATTCAAAGCTTCTGCAGCAGCATCCCGGATTTCAGTTGGCGGAAAATAACCTTGCCTATCTTTTGGCTACAAGGTTTTCGGATAATGACGAATACATGGCAGAAGCTTTGAAGCTGGCCCGTGAGGCTGCCGGCAGCAAGAGTCCGGAAGCACTTGATACGCTCGGTTTTGTGCTTTACCTGAATGGCGAATATAAGCAGGCATTGCATGTGCTGAATTCTGCTCTTCAGATTCTTCCGGGATTTCCAGCGGCACTGTATCACAAAGCCATGGTCATTAATCATGAGGGAGAGAACGATGATGCCAAAGGTATACTTGTCAAACTTTTGAAAAACAAAGACTATTTTCCAGAAAGGGCAGAGGCGGAGACTCTGTTGAATCGGATATGA
- the xrt gene encoding exosortase: MPLVRRWNTGDSSYCWLVVPLALLLAWQRRDLLPKVITPSTGSAYVVLLLTGIFFFMGKASAVDALVFVSMWLCFVALVLFIYGWRSMKAFFFPLLVLAFAVPPPLFINRILTFKLRLISSDISVRIMQFIDIPVFREGNVIDLGLIQLHVVDACSGLRYVFPTVLLGILMGCWFNTRTWQRILVLLSTVPTAIFTNALRIAIVGYLARNVSVETAENFFHDASGIVIYLLSIGLMAACSLLLNLVGGRKPEQRANSRPGYYGNPVGRSLHIFIMACVLSLYFAGNMYLHSALFVPERVSFDNFIKSFSIKLKP; encoded by the coding sequence ATGCCCCTGGTGAGACGGTGGAATACCGGTGATTCTTCCTATTGCTGGCTGGTAGTTCCCCTTGCCCTTCTCCTGGCGTGGCAGAGGAGGGATTTGTTGCCGAAAGTAATAACCCCGTCAACCGGATCGGCTTATGTCGTCCTGCTGCTGACCGGAATCTTTTTTTTCATGGGCAAAGCCTCGGCTGTTGATGCTCTTGTTTTTGTATCCATGTGGCTTTGCTTTGTGGCGTTGGTTCTTTTTATCTACGGCTGGCGTTCCATGAAAGCTTTTTTCTTTCCGCTTCTAGTGCTGGCTTTTGCTGTTCCGCCGCCGCTGTTTATCAACCGTATTTTGACTTTTAAATTACGCCTTATCTCATCAGATATTTCCGTTCGCATAATGCAGTTCATTGATATTCCGGTATTCAGAGAGGGCAATGTTATTGATCTCGGGTTGATCCAACTACATGTTGTGGATGCCTGCAGCGGGCTGCGTTATGTTTTTCCGACTGTTCTGCTCGGGATACTGATGGGCTGCTGGTTTAATACCCGAACATGGCAGAGGATACTGGTTCTCCTTTCAACTGTGCCAACTGCGATTTTTACCAACGCGTTGCGTATTGCCATTGTCGGTTATCTGGCCCGTAATGTTTCAGTGGAAACGGCGGAAAATTTTTTCCACGATGCTTCGGGCATAGTTATTTATTTGCTTTCAATCGGCCTGATGGCCGCATGCAGTCTGCTGCTGAATCTGGTCGGCGGTCGAAAGCCTGAACAGCGCGCCAACTCACGGCCTGGATATTATGGGAATCCAGTTGGAAGATCTTTGCATATTTTCATCATGGCTTGTGTTTTGAGCTTGTATTTTGCCGGAAATATGTATTTGCATTCAGCGCTGTTTGTTCCTGAGCGCGTTAGTTTTGATAATTTTATCAAGAGTTTTTCAATAAAGCTTAAGCCTTAG